In Fusarium musae strain F31 chromosome 7, whole genome shotgun sequence, a single window of DNA contains:
- a CDS encoding hypothetical protein (EggNog:ENOG41) codes for MSSPSIDCSQWTELNDFSEYIQDLDSKTQFNKSILESCKSEICNAIYGTGNPDISGIGVAVGYVLEIILSVLLSLAVIIFKQSGKNSQRHEVAKAGLEAFVDSAAYFALALQLATIAVLARKDYGISTADLGAIEARISQSVAVVSMMPLLYPVALLEPAAKSSMRANIKHNARLLLLSVTVALSFYPFLSRCIHAFDISPIGEGKDSEISPTDWSVVEDMCFPAEYRDIGRSTTFKSLNGLELTASLITYIFTFWLLAGLPGTCYDRDEKAKDTKEAEGKTSWREHVNEWFSDRPLVAILPLLVFVGLTIPLLVVIFTLRNVQEQMSESMGEKYDGNYWGFGQIVSIILFIPVGVEMAYRWRFGASYVYGRDGQDRGES; via the exons ATGTCGAGTCCCAGCATCGATTGCTCGCAATGGACAGAATTAAACGATTTCAGCGAATACATTCAGGACCTCGACTCTAAAACGCAATTTAATAAGAGCATACTAGAGTCTTGTAAGAGCGAGATATGCAACGCCATCTACGGCACAGGAAATCCTGACATTTCTGGTATTGGG GTTGCTGTTGGTTATGTTCTCGAGATCATATTGAGCGTATTACTGTCTCTGGCAGTCATAATATTCAAGCAAAGTGGCAAGAATAGCCAAAGGCATGAAGTTGCAAAAGCCGGCCTCGAAGCATTTGTCGACTCTGCTGCATATTTTGCACTGGCATTACAGCTGGCTACAATCGCTGTACTTGCTCGCAAGGACTATGGTATCAGCACCGCGGACTTGGGCGCTATCGAAGCTCGAATATCCCAATCTGTTGCCGTCGTTAGCATGATGCCGCTTCTATACCCCGTTGCTCTGTTGGAGCCAGCAGCGAAAAGCAGCATGAGAGCCAATATTAAACACAACGCAAGACTGCTGCTCCTCAGTGTAACTGTTGCACTGTCATTCTATCCCTTCTTATCGAGGTGCATTCATGCCTTTGATATAAGCCCCATCGGTGAGGGCAAGGACTCAGAGATATCACCTACAGACTGGAGTGTCGTTGAGGATATGTGCTTTCCGGCAGAGTACAGGGATATTGGGCGATCGACAACTTTCAAATCTCTGAATGGCTTAGAATTGACTGCGTCCCTGATTACATACATATTCACGTTCTGGCTCCTTGCTGGCCTGCCTGGCACATGCTACGACCGTGACGAGAAGGCAAAGGATaccaaagaagcagaaggcaAGACCTCTTGGCGTGAGCATGTCAATGAGTGGTTCAGTGATAGGCCACTTGTTGCTATTCTTCCGCTTCTTGTGTTTGTTGGGCTGACTATACcgctgctggtggtgatcTTCACCCTTAGGAACGTCCAGGAGCAAATGTCGGAGAGCATGGGAGAAAAGTACGATGGGAATTACTGGGGATTTGGACAGATAGTGTCTATCATACTGTTTATCCCTGTTGGAGTCGAAATGGCATACCGGTGGCGGTTTGGGGCGTCATATGTGTATGGAAGGGATGGGCAAGATAGGGGTGAGTCATAA